CGGCACGCGAAGGTGTGCCGCATCTGGTGTGGGTGGAACTTGAGCAGCCCCGAGAACCGCCTGACCATGCGGGTAAAGCCCCATGAGTCCTCGATCGGCAGAAACTTGCCGATCCGAAGCCTCAGCTCACTCCACAGCGCACGGGCCAACGGCACCCTGCGAACCTTCCACGACTTGGTGTCGTGAACGAGAAGCACACCTTGCGGCTCGCCGCTCGAACCACGAACCGTCTCCAAATCGCCGCTGCTGGCCCTGATGAGCTCGCCCCAGCGAAGTCCGGTGCCCAACCCAAGCCGAGCGATGAACGCGTACGGCTCGGGCACAGACAGCACGGCTTCCACTTCGGCATCGCTCAGTCGATCCGGCGGACGTTCCTGGACTCGCGGCAGTAGCCTTTGAGGAACCGGGCATCGGTCGATCCAGCCCGAGTCCTCGCACCAGC
The Candidatus Eisenbacteria bacterium DNA segment above includes these coding regions:
- a CDS encoding tyrosine-type recombinase/integrase, coding for YLEPFMGYKLLSRVTKDDLRSYRLWLEKQGKSLLTVRHILGDARCFLRWCEDSGWIDRCPVPQRLLPRVQERPPDRLSDAEVEAVLSVPEPYAFIARLGLGTGLRWGELIRASSGDLETVRGSSGEPQGVLLVHDTKSWKVRRVPLARALWSELRLRIGKFLPIEDSWGFTRMVRRFSGLLKFHPHQMRHTFACRWLERGGSLAALQQMLGHSSIVTTQRYAPISDDMVRREVERLEMVIGQ